The Candidatus Hydrogenisulfobacillus filiaventi sequence CCCGGTACCCTGCCAGGGCGTCGTCGTCCCCCTGCAAGAGCAGCTTGATGGGGGGCGTGGGCCAGCCCCAGAGCGCGGGCGGCGGCATCAGGCGGCCGGGGATGCGGTTGACGGCGATGTACTCGCGGGCGCGGGCGTCGTCCTCCGAGATCCAGAGTTCGTCCCCCACATAGGCCTGCACCACCAGGCCCGCCCCCACCGCCGCCTGCGCCAGGCGCCGGGCGGGATCGGAGGGGAGGTGGGCCTCCAGCACGGGGCGGGCCTCGGGCATCGCCGCCACCATGGCCCCGTTGTAGGCAATGCAGTAGCCGGCCCCCAGACCGAACTGCCGCCAGAAGGGGCGCACCGAGGCCAGCATGCGCCCGCTGGCCAGCACCACCGTCACCCCCTGCCGGCGCGCGGCATGCACCGCCGCCAGCACCCGCGGGCTCACGCGGCCATCGTAGCCGGCCGCGGTCCCGTCCAGGTCCAGCGCCAGCAGCTCCACCCGGACCGCCTTGACCTGCTCCCTCACGCCGGCCCCTCCTCCGGTCCCCTGCCCGGCCCCTCCAGCACGCCGGCCAGGTAGTCCTTGACCCGCTCTGCCGCCCGCCGGGTCATACCGGGCAGGGCGGCCAGCTCCTCCAGGGGGGCGGCCCGCACCGCCTCCAGGTTGCGGTAGCGGGTGAGCAGCTCCCGCTTGCGTTTGGGCCCGATGTCGGGCACCTCGTCCAGCAGGGAGCGTAGGCTGCGGCGGCCCCGCAGCTGGCGGTGGTAGGTGATGGCGAAGCGGTGCGCCTCGTCGCGCAGGTGCATGAGCAGGCGCAGGGCCGGTGAGTGGCGGTCGAGGATGATGGGGTCCGGCTCGCCGGGCGCGAACAGCCACTCGTGCTCCTTGGCCAGCCCGAACATGGCCGTCTCCTCCCCGGCCGCGTGCATGGCCTCCCAGGCGGCGGACAGCTGCCCCTTCCCCCCGTCGATCAAGATGAGGTCGGGCCGGCGGGCGAAGCGGGCCAGCTCCGGCCGCTCCCCGGCCAGGCGGGCGTGCTCGAACCGGCGGCGGATGACCTCGGCCATGGAGGCGAAGTCGTCGGGGCCGCTCACCCCCCGCACCCGGAAACGGCGGTACTGGCTCTTGTCGGGCCGGCCGTCGGTGAAGACGACCATAGAGGCCACCGTCTCCTGGCCCTGGGTATGGGAGATATCGTAGCACTCCATGCGCCGGGGCGGCGCGGCCAGGCCCAGGGCCTGCTGGATGCCGGTGAGGGCCTCCTCCCGCTCGCGGTCGCCTAGGGCCAGGCGCCGGGCCTCCTCGTCCCGGGCCAGGCGGGCGTTCTCCTCCACCATGGCCAGCAGCTTGGCCTTCTCCCCCCGCCGCGGCACCTTGAGCGCCACCCGCCCCCCGCGCCGCTCCGCCAGCCAGGCGCGCAGGCTCTCCGCCTCCGCCGGCTCAACCGGCACCAGCACCTCGGCTGGAATCTCGCGCGCCCGGTCGTAGTACTGGGTCAGGAACGCCCGCCCGATCTCGGCCCCGGTGGTGGCGGCGTCCAGGCCGGTGAGGGTGAAGGCCTGCCGGCCGATGAGCCGGCCGCCGCGCACCGTGAACACCTGCACAAAGGCCTCCTCCCCGGCCGTGACCCAGGCAATGGCGTCCAGCTCCCGCCCGGCGTCGGCCGCCACCTTCTGCTGGGCGGTCACCTCCCGCACCGCCTTCAGCTGGTCGCGCAGCCGGGCGGCGCGCTCGAACTCCATGCGCTCGGCTGCCTGGGTCATGGCCGCCAGCAGGTCCTTCTCCACCTGGTCGGCCTTGCCGTCCAGGAACAGCTCCACGTCCTTCATCATGGCCCGGTAGCTGTCGCGGTCGACCAGGCCCACGCAAGGCGCCTGGCAGCGCCGGATGTGGTACTCCAGGCAGGGCCGGCGCGCCTCCTGGAAACGCCGGTTGGTGCAGTTGCGGATGGGGAAGATGGACCGGAGCAGCCGCACCGTCTCATGCATGGACTGCGCGCGGGTGTAGGGCCCGAAGTAGCGGCTGCCGGTATCCTCCACCCGCCGCGCCACCACCAGGCGCGGGAAGTCCTCTTCCCAGGTCAGGCGCAGATAGGGATAGGCCTTGTCGTCCTTGAGCCGGATGTTGTAGTGGGGCCGGTGGCGCTTGATGAGGGTGGCCTCCAGGATGAGGGCCTCTACCTCGGTATCGGTGGTGATGAGCTCGAAATCGGCCACGTGCCGCATCATGGCCGCCACCTTGGGCGCCAGCCGGGAGCGGTCCTGGAAGTAGGACCGCAGGCGGTTGCGCAGGTTGACCGCCTTGCCCACGTACAGGATGGTGCCGCCGGCATCCTCCATCAGGTAGACCCCCGGCCGTTCCGGCACCCCT is a genomic window containing:
- a CDS encoding putative Sugar phosphatase YidA (Evidence 3 : Putative function from multiple computational evidences) → MREQVKAVRVELLALDLDGTAAGYDGRVSPRVLAAVHAARRQGVTVVLASGRMLASVRPFWRQFGLGAGYCIAYNGAMVAAMPEARPVLEAHLPSDPARRLAQAAVGAGLVVQAYVGDELWISEDDARAREYIAVNRIPGRLMPPPALWGWPTPPIKLLLQGDDDALAGYRAEAEPVAAAAGLRVVRSHPHYLEILPGGAGKGEALAAVAARLGIPARAVLAIGDAENDLDMIRWAGIGVAMGQALPAVRAAADWVAPPVEADGAAVAIERWAL
- the uvrC gene encoding UvrABC system protein C, producing the protein MPGHDREAWREKLAGVPERPGVYLMEDAGGTILYVGKAVNLRNRLRSYFQDRSRLAPKVAAMMRHVADFELITTDTEVEALILEATLIKRHRPHYNIRLKDDKAYPYLRLTWEEDFPRLVVARRVEDTGSRYFGPYTRAQSMHETVRLLRSIFPIRNCTNRRFQEARRPCLEYHIRRCQAPCVGLVDRDSYRAMMKDVELFLDGKADQVEKDLLAAMTQAAERMEFERAARLRDQLKAVREVTAQQKVAADAGRELDAIAWVTAGEEAFVQVFTVRGGRLIGRQAFTLTGLDAATTGAEIGRAFLTQYYDRAREIPAEVLVPVEPAEAESLRAWLAERRGGRVALKVPRRGEKAKLLAMVEENARLARDEEARRLALGDREREEALTGIQQALGLAAPPRRMECYDISHTQGQETVASMVVFTDGRPDKSQYRRFRVRGVSGPDDFASMAEVIRRRFEHARLAGERPELARFARRPDLILIDGGKGQLSAAWEAMHAAGEETAMFGLAKEHEWLFAPGEPDPIILDRHSPALRLLMHLRDEAHRFAITYHRQLRGRRSLRSLLDEVPDIGPKRKRELLTRYRNLEAVRAAPLEELAALPGMTRRAAERVKDYLAGVLEGPGRGPEEGPA